A window of Ignavibacterium sp. contains these coding sequences:
- a CDS encoding multicopper oxidase domain-containing protein, with product MKKYQLKNIDCASCAAKIEDELSKIVMIGYLCNLPLVNGTPDAFFDVQKTLYRFRILNGSNARVYKLALSDNSNFWLIASDSGLKDHPAQINNFFLAPGERADILIDFSNYTVGESVVLKSLPFSGTGGTYPQGLEMNVLTFNIIGNGNSNGIVPDNLSTIEYYNVNDIRRTRNFTLTRIMTGSNMHRINGLTFDINRIDEIIIKDELEEWKFINNTNEYHPMHIHGVMFQVYSRNGNTTIPPNDKGWKDTVLINPNETVSVLVKFVDYSGTYLLHCHNLEHEDDGMMINIRIDNPTDVDDEITSPGNFELYQNYPNPFNSSTKISYRLKTPARQVSLSIYDVKGNLIETLFDGQQSAGEYSFVWNASDYSSGTYFLKMNVDGIFKTIKLIYLK from the coding sequence ATGAAAAAATATCAACTGAAAAATATTGATTGTGCTTCGTGTGCTGCAAAGATTGAAGACGAACTTTCAAAAATTGTAATGATTGGATACTTGTGCAATCTTCCATTAGTAAACGGTACACCAGATGCGTTTTTCGATGTGCAGAAAACCCTTTACAGATTCAGAATTTTAAACGGTTCCAACGCAAGAGTCTATAAACTGGCACTATCAGATAATAGTAATTTCTGGCTAATTGCTTCTGATTCAGGATTGAAAGATCATCCGGCTCAGATTAATAATTTTTTCTTAGCACCCGGCGAGCGAGCTGATATTCTGATTGATTTTTCTAATTATACAGTCGGGGAATCTGTAGTATTGAAATCTCTTCCGTTCTCAGGAACGGGTGGAACTTATCCTCAGGGATTGGAAATGAATGTTCTTACTTTTAATATAATCGGAAATGGAAACTCAAATGGAATAGTGCCCGATAATCTGTCAACTATCGAATACTATAATGTTAATGACATAAGAAGGACGAGAAACTTTACTCTTACCAGGATTATGACAGGTAGCAATATGCATAGAATCAACGGGTTAACATTCGATATAAACAGGATTGATGAAATAATTATTAAGGATGAACTTGAAGAATGGAAATTCATTAACAACACAAATGAATATCACCCGATGCACATACACGGTGTTATGTTTCAGGTTTACTCACGAAACGGAAATACCACTATTCCGCCCAATGATAAAGGTTGGAAGGATACAGTACTTATAAATCCCAATGAAACAGTTAGTGTACTTGTAAAGTTTGTTGACTATTCCGGAACATATCTTCTTCATTGCCATAATCTTGAACACGAAGATGATGGAATGATGATTAACATAAGAATTGATAATCCCACCGATGTTGATGATGAAATTACTTCACCGGGAAATTTTGAACTTTATCAGAACTATCCTAATCCGTTTAATTCATCAACAAAGATTTCGTACAGACTAAAGACACCTGCCAGACAGGTAAGTTTATCTATTTACGATGTTAAAGGAAATCTTATCGAAACATTATTTGATGGTCAACAGTCAGCCGGAGAATATTCTTTTGTCTGGAATGCTTCAGATTATTCAAGTGGAACATATTTTCTTAAAATGAATGTAGATGGAATTTTTAAGACGATTAAATTGATTTACTTAAAATAA
- a CDS encoding tetratricopeptide repeat protein, with translation MIDKEKENLALEYFEKAYRLHIGGKIQEAIKAYRKSLQYYPTAKAHTYLGWALSLEKKFEEAIEECKIAIELDPDYGNPYNDIGTYLLALNKYDDAVYWFQKALDAKDYSTRYIPFYHLGKIYELRGSYFTALKYYSDSLELNPEFEPAKTAYYKLIAMMN, from the coding sequence ATGATAGATAAAGAAAAAGAAAATCTGGCATTAGAATATTTTGAAAAAGCTTACAGGTTGCACATAGGTGGAAAAATTCAGGAAGCCATTAAAGCTTACAGAAAATCACTTCAGTATTATCCTACTGCCAAAGCACACACTTATCTTGGTTGGGCTTTAAGTCTTGAAAAAAAATTTGAGGAAGCTATTGAGGAATGTAAAATCGCAATTGAATTAGATCCAGATTATGGAAATCCTTATAATGACATTGGAACTTACCTGCTTGCACTCAACAAATATGATGATGCTGTTTATTGGTTTCAAAAAGCTCTGGATGCTAAGGATTACTCCACACGATATATTCCGTTCTATCATTTGGGAAAAATTTATGAGCTCAGAGGATCTTATTTTACAGCACTGAAATATTACTCAGATTCACTTGAGCTGAATCCGGAATTCGAACCTGCAAAAACAGCTTATTACAAACTCATTGCAATGATGAATTAA
- a CDS encoding PTS sugar transporter subunit IIA, translating to MKVSEILSKEFIIAELESSDKESAINELIDLFKNDPRVEDIEKVRNAVLERENIMSTGVGKGFAIPHGKTDAVKEIIAAFGRKKDGIDYDALDGNPVSLIFLLVGKETMISAHIKLLSRISRMMNKDDFRIRLMNAETSDEIMNVFLEEEKSYLEI from the coding sequence ATGAAAGTCAGCGAAATTTTATCCAAAGAATTTATTATTGCAGAACTTGAAAGTTCTGATAAAGAATCTGCTATTAACGAACTTATTGATTTATTTAAAAATGATCCGAGAGTTGAAGACATTGAAAAGGTAAGAAATGCCGTGCTAGAAAGAGAAAATATAATGTCAACCGGCGTTGGAAAAGGTTTTGCAATTCCACACGGTAAAACTGATGCGGTGAAAGAAATAATAGCAGCTTTCGGAAGAAAGAAAGATGGTATTGATTACGATGCTCTTGATGGTAATCCTGTTAGTTTGATTTTTCTTTTAGTCGGAAAAGAAACAATGATTAGTGCGCATATTAAACTGCTCAGCAGAATATCCCGTATGATGAACAAAGATGATTTCAGAATAAGACTTATGAATGCTGAGACATCAGACGAGATTATGAATGTGTTTCTGGAAGAAGAAAAAAGTTATCTCGAAATCTGA
- the hisS gene encoding histidine--tRNA ligase, with protein sequence MIKAITGTRDILPSEIRKWYHLENLVKKIFHNFNYKEIRTPVFEETALFARGIGEETDIVSKEMYTFKDRSDTSVTLKPEMTAGVVRAYIEHSLGEKQPLTKVFYISPMFRQERPQAGRLRQFHQFGAEALGSASPLLDAEMIEMAFEILRSLGLKDLSVKINSLGIPSARENYKNELRKYLSDKKDKLTEESKIRFEKNILRIFDSKAEQDQEIMKNAPLLIDYLDDESKNDFEVVKTYLRNLNIPFEVEPKLVRGLDYYTKTTFEIISGKVGAQSSLCGGGRYDLLVEELGGKSTPGVGFAAGMERILLACENENVLNLPEPSIDIYLVRIDNDLLLKISELASQLRKNDLTVDYDYLNRSVKAQMREANKMNSRFVLFVGGDEYKNEELVLKNLSNGQQENIKLSELSTLISRVKNYGA encoded by the coding sequence ATGATCAAAGCAATAACCGGTACCAGGGATATCCTTCCATCCGAAATCAGAAAATGGTATCATCTCGAAAATCTTGTTAAAAAAATTTTTCACAATTTTAATTATAAAGAAATCAGAACACCTGTTTTTGAAGAGACAGCATTATTTGCAAGAGGAATTGGTGAAGAAACAGATATTGTTAGTAAAGAGATGTACACTTTCAAAGATAGAAGTGATACATCAGTTACTCTTAAACCTGAAATGACAGCCGGAGTGGTTCGTGCTTACATCGAACATTCACTTGGCGAAAAGCAACCTCTTACAAAAGTTTTTTATATCTCTCCGATGTTCAGACAGGAAAGACCTCAGGCAGGAAGACTTCGTCAATTCCATCAGTTTGGTGCCGAAGCTCTTGGCAGCGCTTCGCCTTTACTCGATGCTGAAATGATCGAAATGGCTTTTGAAATTTTAAGATCGCTTGGACTAAAAGATTTATCTGTAAAAATAAATTCACTCGGAATTCCTTCTGCAAGAGAAAATTATAAGAATGAACTGAGAAAATATTTATCGGATAAAAAAGATAAACTGACCGAAGAAAGTAAAATCAGATTTGAAAAAAACATTTTGAGAATTTTCGATAGTAAAGCCGAACAAGACCAGGAAATAATGAAAAATGCTCCTTTGCTGATTGACTATCTTGATGATGAAAGTAAAAATGATTTTGAAGTTGTTAAAACTTATCTGAGGAATCTAAATATACCTTTTGAAGTTGAACCAAAACTTGTTCGCGGATTGGACTACTACACTAAAACTACCTTTGAAATCATCAGCGGAAAAGTTGGAGCACAGAGTTCACTTTGCGGTGGTGGCAGATATGATTTACTTGTAGAAGAACTTGGTGGTAAATCAACTCCGGGCGTTGGCTTTGCAGCGGGAATGGAAAGAATCCTTCTTGCCTGTGAGAATGAAAATGTACTGAATCTTCCTGAACCTTCAATTGACATTTATCTTGTAAGAATTGATAATGATTTACTTTTAAAGATTTCTGAGCTTGCTTCGCAACTGAGGAAGAATGATCTAACAGTTGATTACGATTATCTGAACAGAAGTGTTAAAGCTCAGATGCGCGAGGCAAATAAAATGAATTCAAGATTTGTTTTATTTGTTGGTGGTGATGAATATAAGAATGAAGAGCTTGTACTTAAAAATTTATCAAATGGTCAGCAGGAAAATATTAAACTAAGTGAGTTGAGTACACTTATTAGTCGGGTAAAGAATTATGGCGCTTAA
- the rlmB gene encoding 23S rRNA (guanosine(2251)-2'-O)-methyltransferase RlmB — MNLIIGRKPVLEALNSDEEITQVYILYGQEGGIINAIRVAAKKKGVKVSQITLEKFRQIVKDKNAQGVVALKSSQKFYTLQEIIQIAKFKNSKALSLGEGLGEAPLLLILDSIQDTHNVGAILRTAECSGVDGIIITKHNSAPINETVAKTSAGASEIVKICQVNNLANAIDELKKEGFWIVGSYLGNSKPYTEIDYKMPVALIVGNEEKGIRKLTADKCDFLVHIPMKGKIQSLNVSVAAGILLFEILRQRIL, encoded by the coding sequence ATGAATCTTATAATCGGAAGAAAACCTGTACTGGAAGCTCTGAACAGCGATGAGGAAATAACTCAGGTTTATATTCTGTATGGTCAGGAAGGCGGAATAATTAATGCAATTCGTGTTGCAGCTAAGAAAAAGGGAGTTAAAGTAAGTCAAATTACACTAGAGAAATTCAGACAAATTGTAAAAGACAAAAATGCTCAAGGTGTGGTTGCTCTAAAATCTTCGCAAAAATTCTATACACTTCAGGAAATAATTCAAATAGCAAAATTCAAAAATTCAAAAGCCCTCTCCTTAGGAGAGGGTTTGGGTGAGGCCCCACTTCTCTTAATATTAGATTCAATTCAGGATACACATAATGTTGGTGCAATTTTAAGAACAGCAGAATGCAGCGGAGTTGATGGAATCATTATCACAAAACATAATTCGGCACCGATAAATGAAACTGTAGCTAAAACATCTGCAGGTGCGAGTGAGATTGTTAAGATATGTCAGGTTAATAATTTAGCAAATGCAATAGATGAGCTTAAGAAAGAAGGTTTCTGGATTGTCGGTTCATATCTCGGTAATTCAAAACCATATACTGAAATTGATTATAAAATGCCTGTTGCATTAATTGTTGGTAATGAAGAAAAAGGCATAAGAAAATTAACTGCGGATAAATGTGATTTCCTCGTTCACATTCCGATGAAAGGGAAAATTCAATCTCTCAATGTTTCAGTCGCAGCAGGAATACTTCTCTTCGAAATTCTAAGGCAGAGAATTTTATAA
- a CDS encoding aminotransferase class I/II-fold pyridoxal phosphate-dependent enzyme — translation MPNKITPAVRTNNITYAVRDIVVLANQVAKSGKEMLYLNIGDPNLFDFEPPRHLVDATYKAMLENKNGYAPSSGIKEAVEAIEREAEKKGITNVHDIFVTTGASEAIDICLTALVNDGENVLTPTPGYPLYTAIASKLQMMENPYYLNEENGWLPDIDDIKSKINDKTRAIILINPNNPTGSLYTEENLKQIVDLALEHNLVIFADEIYDKLLFDGKKHISIASLNKDVSCITFGGLSKNYMVPGFRIGWGIVSGRKEVLSDYIEAINKILRARLSANHPEQYGIKPSLEGSQEHLVIAMQKLTKRRDLTVEMLNSIPGISCVKPEGAFYAFPRLHMKQPDSHFVAELIKETGVVVVPGSGFGQVPGTQHFRVVFLPNEQILEKAYRAIGDFYQKYLEKYPDLVEA, via the coding sequence ATGCCCAACAAAATAACACCAGCCGTCAGGACAAATAACATTACCTACGCAGTCAGAGATATTGTAGTTTTAGCAAATCAGGTTGCTAAATCAGGAAAAGAAATGTTGTACCTGAATATTGGTGACCCGAATCTTTTTGATTTTGAACCACCTCGACATCTTGTTGATGCAACATATAAAGCTATGTTGGAAAACAAAAATGGTTACGCTCCTTCATCCGGAATAAAAGAAGCAGTTGAGGCAATCGAAAGAGAAGCCGAAAAAAAAGGAATCACAAATGTTCACGATATTTTTGTTACTACAGGTGCAAGTGAAGCAATAGATATTTGTCTCACGGCTTTGGTAAATGATGGCGAAAATGTTCTTACCCCAACTCCTGGTTATCCTCTCTACACTGCAATTGCCAGTAAACTTCAGATGATGGAAAATCCGTATTATCTTAATGAAGAAAACGGATGGCTACCTGATATTGATGATATCAAATCAAAAATAAATGATAAAACACGAGCGATAATTTTAATCAATCCGAATAATCCTACTGGCTCACTTTACACAGAGGAAAATTTAAAGCAGATAGTTGATCTCGCTCTTGAACATAATCTTGTAATTTTTGCCGACGAAATTTATGACAAACTTTTGTTCGATGGGAAGAAACATATTTCAATAGCTTCGCTTAATAAAGATGTTTCTTGTATTACCTTTGGTGGATTGTCAAAAAATTATATGGTTCCGGGATTCAGAATCGGGTGGGGAATTGTTAGTGGAAGAAAAGAAGTTCTTTCTGATTATATCGAAGCTATAAATAAAATTTTGCGCGCAAGATTATCTGCAAATCATCCTGAGCAATATGGAATAAAACCTTCACTCGAAGGAAGTCAGGAACATCTTGTAATTGCAATGCAGAAGCTTACCAAAAGAAGAGATCTTACGGTTGAGATGTTGAATTCAATTCCGGGAATTTCCTGTGTTAAACCGGAAGGTGCATTTTATGCTTTCCCAAGATTGCATATGAAACAACCTGATTCTCATTTTGTTGCTGAGTTAATCAAAGAAACTGGTGTTGTTGTTGTTCCGGGAAGTGGATTTGGTCAGGTTCCGGGTACTCAGCATTTCAGAGTTGTGTTTTTACCAAATGAACAAATACTAGAAAAAGCTTACAGGGCAATCGGGGATTTTTATCAAAAGTATCTTGAAAAGTATCCCGATTTGGTAGAGGCCTGA
- a CDS encoding pitrilysin family protein: protein MDNYKITVLPAGVKVISEYIPHFKSFSLGFWINVGSRDENSRNNGITHFIEHMIFKGTKNRTAKQISDAIESYGGYLNAFTSKEETCVYVRGLENNFNLYFDVLSDLVQNPLFKDSHIKKEAGVVIDELRDIEDNPEELIFDKFEEKIFAGNSLSYPIIGTEKNILSFNSTLLHQYHKKFYRADNLLIVSSGCIEHEKIVELAQKSIVLKSGNSNQKRKTFVKNFADDFYVEKETNQIHTIIGRTSFGFNDERRTTLKILTTLLGEGSSSRLFQAVREKLGITYQINSFLNSYKDVSAFGVYYSTSEKHWEKVYTIINREFNKIIDGKIKESEIKRVKEYLKGNTILSLENTTNRMIRLANSILHYGKILSIEEIIKKIDSVTKAEVIEIANEVLSQKELVTITLGSKNKSINKAA, encoded by the coding sequence TTGGATAATTATAAAATAACAGTTTTACCGGCCGGCGTTAAGGTAATCTCTGAATACATTCCACATTTCAAGTCTTTCTCGCTTGGATTTTGGATTAATGTTGGTTCAAGAGATGAGAATTCCCGCAACAATGGAATTACTCATTTCATTGAACATATGATTTTTAAGGGAACAAAGAACAGAACCGCTAAACAAATCTCCGACGCAATTGAATCATACGGTGGTTATCTTAATGCATTTACTTCAAAAGAAGAAACTTGTGTTTATGTCCGTGGACTTGAGAATAATTTTAATCTTTATTTTGATGTTTTGAGTGACCTCGTTCAAAATCCTTTGTTCAAAGATTCGCATATTAAAAAAGAAGCCGGTGTTGTTATTGATGAATTAAGGGATATTGAAGATAATCCTGAGGAACTGATTTTCGACAAATTTGAAGAGAAAATTTTTGCTGGAAATTCACTTAGCTATCCGATTATCGGAACAGAAAAAAATATCTTATCCTTTAATTCGACACTATTACATCAGTATCATAAAAAGTTTTACCGAGCTGATAATTTGTTAATTGTATCTTCCGGTTGTATTGAACACGAGAAAATTGTTGAGCTTGCTCAAAAATCAATAGTTTTAAAGTCTGGAAATTCGAACCAAAAAAGAAAAACTTTTGTTAAAAATTTTGCCGATGATTTTTATGTGGAAAAAGAAACCAATCAGATACATACGATAATCGGCAGAACATCATTTGGCTTCAATGATGAACGAAGAACGACACTTAAAATTCTGACAACATTGCTTGGAGAAGGAAGCAGTTCAAGATTGTTTCAGGCAGTTAGAGAAAAACTTGGAATTACTTACCAGATAAATTCGTTTCTTAATTCTTATAAAGATGTTTCTGCATTTGGAGTTTATTACTCAACCAGTGAAAAACATTGGGAAAAAGTTTATACGATTATAAACAGAGAGTTCAATAAAATTATTGATGGTAAAATTAAAGAAAGTGAAATAAAGCGTGTAAAGGAATATCTAAAAGGCAATACAATTTTAAGTCTGGAAAATACAACAAACAGAATGATCAGATTAGCAAATTCAATTCTTCATTACGGAAAAATTTTAAGTATTGAAGAAATAATTAAAAAGATTGACTCGGTAACAAAAGCTGAAGTCATAGAAATAGCTAATGAAGTTCTTTCACAAAAAGAATTAGTCACAATTACATTAGGTTCAAAAAATAAATCAATTAACAAAGCAGCATAA
- a CDS encoding molybdopterin-dependent oxidoreductase, with translation MPKIIIDGKEIEFKQGQTIIEAAKDHGIEIPHFCWHPKLSVSGNCRMCLVEVEKMPKLVIACATVASDGMVVHTESPKAIAARNAVMEFLLINHPLDCPICDEAGECKLQDYAYQHSIGESRFVEEKVHKDKRVKIGPRVMFDAERCISCSRCIRFCDEIAKDSELTFTKRGDRVTITTFPGEELDNPYSMNVVDICPVGALTNADFRFRARVWDMSHTNSVCIGCSRGCNIEIWVRNNEILRLTPRHNEEVNSYWMCDHGRLNTFKFVNAENRVDSPHLRKEGKLVRVGWDEAFAEAASRLKTLSKDQIAVIGSPYATCEDNYIVSKFARSVLGTNNIDFFRHIDYSFADDILRREDLTPNSLGAELVGVKPQKNGLNIDGIIKSIKEGKIKALYLVEDDILTANPELETYLAKLEVFIVHATNFNQSTNFADIVFPAATYAEKNGTFINFQGRLQRIRPAVATIEVDRALEGMALSRLDKFGTKFDRWAQGKHFDARSTWKILTSLANVLGSKWKYQMAEDVFDEMTNSIAEFKGLDYDVIGDLGVQLKLEKVNVV, from the coding sequence ATGCCAAAAATAATTATTGATGGAAAAGAAATAGAGTTTAAACAAGGTCAAACTATCATCGAAGCAGCAAAAGATCACGGAATAGAAATTCCACATTTCTGCTGGCATCCGAAATTATCTGTATCGGGTAATTGCAGAATGTGTCTTGTTGAAGTGGAAAAAATGCCAAAGCTTGTAATAGCTTGTGCAACAGTTGCTTCTGATGGAATGGTTGTTCACACAGAATCACCAAAAGCAATCGCAGCAAGAAATGCTGTGATGGAATTTTTACTCATCAATCATCCTTTGGATTGTCCCATTTGTGACGAAGCTGGTGAATGCAAACTTCAGGATTACGCATATCAGCATAGCATTGGAGAAAGCAGATTTGTTGAAGAAAAAGTTCATAAAGATAAGAGAGTTAAGATTGGTCCGCGTGTAATGTTTGACGCCGAAAGATGTATTTCCTGTTCAAGATGCATCCGCTTCTGCGATGAAATTGCCAAAGATTCTGAACTTACTTTTACTAAAAGAGGAGACAGAGTTACAATTACTACATTCCCTGGCGAAGAGTTGGATAATCCATACTCGATGAATGTAGTTGATATTTGTCCGGTTGGAGCTTTAACAAATGCTGACTTCAGATTTAGAGCAAGAGTTTGGGATATGTCACATACAAACTCAGTCTGCATTGGTTGTTCTCGTGGCTGCAACATTGAAATTTGGGTTCGCAATAATGAAATATTAAGATTAACTCCAAGACATAATGAAGAAGTTAATAGTTATTGGATGTGTGATCACGGAAGATTAAATACATTTAAGTTTGTTAATGCTGAAAACAGAGTTGACTCACCCCATTTAAGAAAAGAAGGAAAGCTTGTCAGAGTCGGTTGGGACGAAGCTTTTGCTGAAGCTGCTTCTAGATTGAAAACCCTAAGTAAAGATCAGATTGCAGTTATTGGATCTCCTTATGCTACTTGTGAAGATAACTATATTGTTTCAAAATTTGCCAGAAGTGTTCTTGGTACAAATAATATTGATTTCTTCCGCCACATTGATTACAGTTTTGCAGATGACATTCTCAGAAGAGAAGATTTAACTCCAAATTCACTTGGAGCAGAATTGGTTGGTGTTAAACCTCAGAAAAATGGGTTGAACATTGATGGAATAATTAAGTCAATCAAAGAAGGAAAAATCAAAGCTCTTTATTTGGTAGAAGATGATATTCTAACTGCTAATCCGGAATTAGAAACATATCTTGCTAAACTTGAAGTGTTTATTGTTCACGCAACCAATTTTAATCAATCAACAAATTTTGCAGACATAGTTTTTCCGGCAGCAACTTACGCAGAAAAAAATGGAACATTTATAAACTTTCAGGGAAGACTTCAAAGAATTCGTCCTGCTGTTGCAACAATAGAAGTTGACAGAGCTCTTGAAGGAATGGCTCTTTCAAGATTGGATAAGTTCGGAACAAAATTCGATCGTTGGGCGCAGGGAAAACATTTTGATGCAAGATCAACCTGGAAAATTCTTACATCGCTTGCAAATGTTCTCGGTTCAAAATGGAAATATCAAATGGCAGAAGATGTTTTCGATGAAATGACAAATTCCATTGCTGAATTTAAAGGATTAGATTATGATGTGATTGGTGATTTAGGTGTTCAGCTTAAACTTGAAAAAGTAAATGTAGTTTAA
- the nuoH gene encoding NADH-quinone oxidoreductase subunit NuoH: MSITEILIISLIKIVLVLGITLITVAYLVYFERKIAAWAQNRIGPNRVGWQGILQPFADVFKLLLKEDIVPERANRIVHAIAPMIALFVAFTTYAVIPIGPNINIFGYDISLVVADVNMGILYVLALTSLGVYAITFAGWSSGSKYSLLGGIRSSAQMISYEISMGFSIGGVLLLAESLRPIDIVNSQAGLWNAIVQPIGFITFVVSAFAETNRLPFDLPEAEPELVGGFHTEYSSMKFAGFFLAEYANMVIASAMIVTLYLGGWHLPFEQSLGLSGTWLTVAQIASFFVKMGAMLFFFIWVRWSIPRFRYDQLMNLGWKVMFPLSLINIIWVAVIIMLTN, translated from the coding sequence ATGAGCATTACAGAAATTTTGATAATCTCTTTAATAAAAATAGTTCTGGTATTGGGCATCACGCTTATTACAGTAGCATACCTTGTTTATTTCGAAAGGAAAATAGCTGCCTGGGCACAAAACAGAATTGGTCCAAACAGAGTTGGCTGGCAGGGAATCCTTCAGCCCTTTGCTGATGTCTTCAAACTTTTATTGAAAGAAGATATCGTTCCGGAAAGAGCTAACAGAATTGTTCACGCAATTGCACCTATGATTGCTCTTTTTGTTGCTTTTACAACTTATGCAGTCATTCCCATCGGTCCAAATATCAATATTTTTGGTTATGATATCTCTCTTGTAGTGGCAGATGTTAATATGGGAATTCTTTATGTCCTTGCCTTGACTTCATTGGGAGTTTATGCAATTACATTTGCTGGTTGGTCTTCCGGAAGTAAATATTCATTGCTCGGTGGAATAAGATCTTCAGCACAAATGATTTCTTATGAAATCTCGATGGGATTTTCGATTGGCGGTGTTCTTCTTCTCGCAGAATCACTAAGACCAATTGACATAGTTAATTCGCAGGCAGGATTATGGAATGCGATTGTTCAACCAATCGGATTCATTACATTCGTAGTTTCAGCGTTTGCAGAAACAAATCGCCTTCCATTTGATTTACCAGAAGCTGAACCGGAACTTGTCGGTGGTTTCCACACCGAATACAGCTCAATGAAGTTTGCAGGTTTTTTTCTTGCAGAGTATGCGAATATGGTTATTGCCTCAGCGATGATTGTAACTTTATATTTAGGTGGTTGGCATTTACCATTTGAACAAAGTTTAGGACTGTCCGGTACCTGGTTGACCGTTGCTCAAATAGCTTCTTTCTTTGTTAAGATGGGTGCAATGCTGTTCTTTTTCATTTGGGTAAGATGGAGTATACCGAGATTCAGATACGATCAGTTAATGAATTTAGGTTGGAAGGTAATGTTCCCGCTTTCACTGATAAATATAATCTGGGTTGCTGTAATAATTATGTTAACAAACTAA
- the nuoI gene encoding NADH-quinone oxidoreductase subunit NuoI yields the protein MAQTSNSLKKRKKDLTFWQKIYIPEIAKGLALTFKNMVRPKFTMEYPEEKFIPPPSYRGRPVLVLEETGEERCVACGLCSRVCPALAIEVQAAETEREKERYPEKFEINMLRCIFCGLCEEVCPEEAIVMSKDYELAFTNREDAIYGKDKLLIPVSQLQDRIEFLRKYK from the coding sequence ATGGCTCAAACATCTAATTCATTAAAGAAAAGAAAAAAAGATTTAACATTCTGGCAGAAAATATATATTCCGGAGATTGCTAAAGGTCTTGCTCTTACTTTCAAAAATATGGTAAGACCAAAATTCACAATGGAATATCCGGAAGAAAAGTTTATCCCACCCCCATCTTATCGTGGCAGACCTGTTTTGGTTCTCGAAGAAACCGGTGAAGAAAGATGTGTCGCTTGCGGACTTTGTTCAAGAGTTTGTCCTGCACTCGCAATAGAAGTTCAGGCAGCAGAAACTGAAAGAGAAAAAGAAAGATATCCTGAGAAGTTCGAAATAAATATGCTTCGATGCATCTTCTGCGGTTTATGTGAAGAAGTATGTCCTGAAGAAGCAATTGTTATGAGTAAAGATTATGAATTAGCTTTTACAAATCGGGAAGATGCTATTTATGGAAAAGATAAGCTTCTTATTCCTGTAAGTCAATTACAAGACAGAATCGAATTTCTAAGAAAATATAAATAA